A section of the Solitalea canadensis DSM 3403 genome encodes:
- a CDS encoding PspC domain-containing protein, with translation MLQRIICFFERQSFGVCNYIADRFNISTSKLRLFFIYSSFIAVGFPVIFYLVGVLLLNVRMYFKQRRGTNIWEL, from the coding sequence ATGTTACAACGAATAATCTGTTTTTTTGAACGTCAGTCTTTTGGAGTGTGCAATTACATTGCCGACCGGTTTAATATTTCCACTTCGAAATTACGTCTGTTTTTTATTTACTCTTCATTTATTGCTGTAGGATTTCCCGTAATATTTTACTTAGTAGGAGTATTGTTGCTAAACGTTCGCATGTATTTTAAACAACGAAGAGGTACCAATATCTGGGAGCTGTAA
- a CDS encoding DinB family protein: MQKPSKDEYNPYYQHYIDLVPDGNFETVFTDNSIQTIHFFENITTEKHDFRYQPGKWSVKEVLMHIIDTERVMSYRTLVAARGDSNTPLPSFDEDGYANNVDVSHRTMNDLLDEFKAVRSATEKLVKNLTAAQVKFKANAVTHPITACALSYIMIGHINHHINVLKERYL; the protein is encoded by the coding sequence ATGCAGAAACCATCAAAAGACGAGTACAATCCTTATTATCAACATTATATTGATCTGGTTCCGGACGGAAACTTTGAAACTGTTTTTACGGATAATTCAATTCAAACCATCCACTTTTTTGAAAATATTACGACAGAAAAGCATGATTTTCGCTATCAGCCGGGCAAATGGTCTGTAAAGGAAGTATTGATGCATATTATCGATACAGAACGGGTAATGTCTTACAGAACGTTGGTAGCCGCAAGAGGTGATAGTAATACCCCACTACCAAGTTTTGATGAAGACGGTTATGCAAATAATGTGGATGTAAGCCATAGGACTATGAATGATCTGCTTGATGAATTTAAGGCAGTACGGAGCGCGACCGAAAAGCTTGTAAAAAATTTAACAGCAGCTCAGGTAAAATTTAAGGCAAATGCCGTCACCCACCCAATAACAGCATGTGCCTTAAGCTATATAATGATCGGGCATATTAACCACCACATCAATGTTCTTAAAGAACGCTATCTATAG
- a CDS encoding DUF2851 family protein, producing MNEDFLHFVWKYKLMDVLNLYTTDGELITIINAGTHNKHAGPDFFNARIKIGQTVWAGNVEIHKNASDWYKHKHFNDKTYDNVILHVVLNADQLIINTLGIAIPTLSLGNRLHEKVLQNYHALLKASQGLPCQSFLSTVNSLAITNWLERLLVERLEDKIQLIEYELKNTVNNWEETFYRMIARGFGFNINAEPFLLLARSLPSLILAKHKNSLFQLESLLFGQSGLLIEDFNDEYPQKLRKEYEFLAIKHRLQPVDAHLWKYLRLRPSNFPTLRIAQFADLVFKSNHLLNRILEKAEVKQLIPLFDIKASSYWNTHFSFDKATDREDEKILGRESIYNILINVVIPFIFFYGKQHHNEDVSRQALSLLETIPSENNVITKLFSTFGVKCENAAQSQALVQLKNNYCDKKYCLNCSIGVNILKKCYNE from the coding sequence ATGAATGAGGATTTTTTACATTTTGTATGGAAGTACAAATTAATGGATGTACTTAATTTGTACACAACAGATGGTGAGTTAATTACGATTATTAATGCAGGAACTCATAATAAACACGCCGGACCTGATTTCTTCAATGCCCGTATTAAAATAGGGCAAACCGTTTGGGCCGGGAATGTGGAGATTCATAAGAACGCCTCTGATTGGTATAAACACAAACATTTTAATGACAAAACTTATGATAACGTTATTTTACACGTTGTTTTAAATGCTGATCAGCTAATCATAAACACTTTGGGTATCGCTATCCCGACTTTGTCGTTAGGCAACAGGCTTCATGAAAAGGTACTTCAAAACTATCATGCATTATTGAAAGCAAGTCAGGGACTTCCTTGCCAGTCGTTTTTATCAACTGTTAACTCTTTAGCAATTACCAATTGGTTAGAGCGGTTGCTTGTAGAGCGATTGGAAGATAAAATTCAACTCATTGAGTATGAATTGAAGAATACTGTTAATAATTGGGAAGAAACCTTTTATAGAATGATCGCCAGAGGATTCGGTTTTAATATAAATGCTGAACCATTTTTACTTTTAGCCAGGTCACTACCGTCTTTAATTTTAGCCAAACATAAAAACAGCCTTTTTCAACTTGAGTCGCTTTTATTTGGGCAGTCCGGATTATTAATAGAAGATTTTAACGATGAATATCCTCAGAAATTAAGGAAAGAATACGAGTTTTTAGCGATAAAGCATCGTTTACAACCAGTGGATGCTCATTTGTGGAAATATTTGCGGTTGAGGCCTTCAAACTTCCCCACACTTAGAATCGCACAGTTCGCTGATTTAGTTTTTAAATCCAATCATTTATTAAATAGGATACTGGAAAAAGCAGAAGTAAAGCAATTAATACCTTTGTTTGATATAAAGGCTTCATCGTATTGGAACACTCATTTTAGCTTTGATAAAGCTACCGATAGAGAAGATGAGAAAATTTTAGGTAGGGAATCAATCTATAACATACTTATTAATGTAGTTATTCCGTTTATATTTTTCTATGGCAAACAGCATCACAATGAAGATGTAAGTCGACAGGCACTAAGTTTGTTAGAAACTATACCAAGTGAGAATAATGTGATAACGAAACTTTTTTCGACCTTTGGAGTAAAATGTGAAAATGCTGCACAATCACAAGCATTGGTCCAATTAAAAAATAACTACTGCGATAAAAAATATTGTTTAAATTGCAGTATTGGAGTAAATATCTTAAAGAAATGTTACAACGAATAA
- a CDS encoding ankyrin repeat domain-containing protein has product MEATAEFIKAIEANETTIVEQLISSQPELASAKLSSGLSTLLLASYYRHRELIDILLRNRNQIDLHEASALGQTALVDELLYSEPFSVNSFSVDGFTPLGYACYFGHYDTAKLLIYCGASVNLPSNNEFKVSPIHSAVANQSESITQLLIDHKANVNATQVRGITALHTAAHNGNKRLIELLLNAGANKNAKMEDGRTPWEMAEKNHEELVELLC; this is encoded by the coding sequence ATGGAAGCAACAGCAGAATTTATAAAAGCCATTGAAGCTAATGAAACCACAATTGTTGAACAATTGATCTCTTCACAACCCGAATTAGCAAGTGCTAAATTATCATCCGGGTTATCCACGCTCCTACTTGCCTCCTATTACAGGCATCGGGAGTTGATCGATATTTTATTAAGAAACCGAAACCAAATCGATTTGCACGAAGCATCTGCTTTAGGGCAAACCGCATTAGTAGATGAATTGCTATACAGTGAACCTTTCTCTGTCAATTCTTTTTCTGTAGATGGTTTTACTCCATTAGGATATGCTTGTTATTTCGGACATTACGATACTGCCAAATTACTGATCTACTGCGGAGCCAGTGTTAACCTGCCTTCCAATAATGAATTTAAAGTTTCCCCTATTCATTCAGCTGTCGCCAATCAGAGTGAATCAATCACTCAATTACTGATTGACCATAAAGCAAATGTAAATGCTACCCAGGTAAGAGGAATTACGGCATTACATACAGCAGCTCATAATGGCAATAAGCGACTTATTGAACTCCTATTAAATGCAGGGGCCAATAAAAATGCAAAAATGGAAGACGGAAGAACCCCATGGGAAATGGCCGAAAAAAACCATGAAGAATTAGTAGAATTACTTTGCTGA
- a CDS encoding homoserine dehydrogenase, producing MSSKTKLGLFGFGCVGQGLYNVLHQTEGIKAEILKICIKNPNKKRSLPNEYFTLDKNDILFNEDINVVVEMIDDPEAAFEIVKIALQNGKAVVTANKKMIADHFVELYELQQQYNVPLLYEASACASIPIIRNLEEYYDNDLLGAVEGIFNGSTNYILTKIFKDNIDFDTALKQAQEIGFAETDPTLDVEAYDPKYKLCIILAHTFGLFVKPEEVFNYGIQNLSTFDIQYANEKGYKIKLVAFCRKVDNKIVAGVLPRFVKPENKLYTIENEYNGILVESAFTEYQFFAGKGAGSNPTGSAVLSDISALTYNYKYEYKKHNRGAKVELTNNFTVDLYVRYSTSNPIDTSLFSNIKESYSNADSAYIVGTINFNDLRNSDLLKRKDVNIIVSADNKFDVVANTAKTAAEQVEVI from the coding sequence ATGAGCTCAAAAACTAAACTTGGATTATTCGGATTTGGCTGTGTTGGCCAGGGTTTGTACAATGTTTTACACCAAACGGAAGGTATTAAAGCTGAAATCCTAAAAATCTGCATTAAAAATCCTAACAAAAAACGCAGTTTACCCAACGAATACTTCACATTAGATAAAAATGACATCTTATTTAATGAAGATATAAATGTGGTGGTTGAAATGATCGATGATCCGGAAGCGGCTTTTGAGATCGTTAAAATAGCTTTACAAAATGGTAAAGCAGTAGTAACTGCTAACAAAAAGATGATTGCTGATCATTTTGTTGAATTATATGAACTGCAGCAACAATACAATGTACCGTTATTGTATGAAGCTTCAGCCTGCGCAAGTATTCCGATCATCAGAAATTTAGAAGAATACTATGACAATGATTTGTTAGGAGCAGTTGAGGGAATTTTCAATGGTTCTACAAACTACATCTTAACCAAAATCTTTAAAGATAATATCGATTTTGATACTGCACTTAAACAAGCGCAGGAAATTGGTTTTGCAGAAACCGATCCAACCCTAGATGTTGAAGCGTACGATCCTAAATATAAATTATGTATTATCCTTGCCCACACCTTTGGTTTATTTGTTAAACCAGAAGAAGTATTTAATTATGGGATTCAAAACCTGTCGACTTTCGACATTCAATATGCCAACGAGAAAGGGTATAAAATTAAGCTGGTAGCCTTCTGTCGCAAAGTAGATAATAAAATTGTTGCTGGTGTATTGCCTCGTTTTGTTAAACCCGAAAATAAATTATATACTATTGAAAATGAGTACAATGGTATTTTAGTGGAAAGTGCATTTACTGAATATCAGTTCTTTGCAGGAAAAGGTGCCGGAAGCAACCCAACTGGCTCGGCTGTGCTGTCTGATATTTCGGCGCTAACTTACAACTATAAATACGAGTACAAGAAACACAACCGTGGTGCAAAGGTTGAATTAACCAATAACTTCACTGTTGATCTGTATGTTCGTTATTCCACTTCAAACCCAATTGATACTTCTTTATTCTCAAATATTAAAGAATCTTACTCAAATGCTGATTCAGCATACATCGTTGGTACTATAAATTTCAATGATCTGCGTAACTCAGATTTATTAAAAAGAAAAGATGTTAACATAATTGTTTCCGCAGATAATAAATTTGACGTAGTTGCAAATACGGCTAAAACAGCTGCTGAACAAGTGGAAGTGATCTAA
- a CDS encoding aspartate/glutamate racemase family protein — MKKIGLVGGISWVSTIDYYRFINEGINEKLGGLNFAECIIYSLNFDDFQRNNTAGNWDATFLLIAEACESLKKSGAEAIVLCANTAHAVAERIERQIQLPIIHIATVTANEITKQGIKKVGLIGTKFTMEMDFYKDKLKENNIESIVPAHQDVRDFIQKTVKEELGRGIVNTETKKAYISIINELIANGAEGIILGCTEIPMIINQEDVSVPVFDTTKIHANAAISFALS, encoded by the coding sequence ATGAAAAAAATCGGCCTGGTAGGTGGCATTAGCTGGGTATCGACAATAGACTATTACAGATTCATTAATGAGGGAATTAATGAAAAATTGGGTGGACTTAATTTCGCTGAATGCATTATTTATTCGTTAAACTTTGATGATTTTCAACGAAATAATACAGCCGGCAACTGGGATGCTACATTCCTGTTAATTGCTGAGGCATGCGAATCTTTGAAAAAAAGTGGTGCAGAAGCTATTGTTTTATGTGCAAATACGGCACATGCAGTTGCAGAAAGAATAGAACGACAAATACAACTACCAATTATTCATATTGCCACTGTAACAGCGAATGAAATAACCAAGCAGGGTATCAAAAAAGTAGGTTTGATCGGAACAAAATTCACAATGGAAATGGATTTTTATAAGGACAAACTAAAAGAAAATAATATAGAGTCTATTGTACCTGCTCACCAAGATGTACGTGATTTCATCCAAAAAACAGTAAAAGAAGAATTGGGCAGAGGCATTGTAAATACTGAAACGAAAAAGGCTTATATTTCAATTATAAATGAATTAATTGCCAACGGAGCGGAAGGTATTATTTTGGGTTGTACTGAAATACCCATGATCATTAATCAGGAAGATGTTTCTGTGCCGGTTTTTGATACAACGAAAATTCATGCAAATGCAGCAATTTCGTTTGCTCTTTCTTAA